A stretch of the Bacteroidales bacterium genome encodes the following:
- the nusG gene encoding transcription termination/antitermination factor NusG, whose protein sequence is MSETVKKTPKRGWFVLRAISGKELKVKEYLDAEIAKSDLGKHVFQVLIPTEKVYSVRNGKRVTKERNLYPGYVFVEACLVGEVPHILRNTTNVIGFLGGGTNPDPLRPAEVNRMLGSVDEHQEAEEPMIPYTVGESVKVTFGPFSGFTGIIEDVNNEKRKLKVMVKIFGRKTPLELNFMQVEKE, encoded by the coding sequence ATGTCTGAGACAGTAAAAAAAACACCCAAAAGAGGGTGGTTCGTTTTGCGTGCCATCAGCGGTAAGGAACTTAAAGTAAAAGAGTACTTAGATGCAGAGATTGCTAAAAGCGACCTCGGCAAACATGTATTCCAAGTTTTGATTCCTACTGAAAAAGTATATTCTGTACGCAATGGTAAACGAGTTACAAAAGAACGTAATCTTTATCCCGGCTATGTTTTTGTAGAGGCATGTTTGGTAGGAGAAGTACCACATATACTTCGTAATACAACAAATGTTATTGGATTTTTAGGAGGCGGAACAAATCCTGATCCTTTACGTCCAGCTGAAGTAAACAGAATGTTGGGTTCAGTAGATGAGCATCAAGAGGCTGAAGAGCCAATGATTCCTTACACAGTAGGAGAGAGTGTTAAAGTAACATTCGGTCCTTTCAGTGGATTCACAGGAATTATTGAAGATGTTAACAACGAGAAGAGAAAGCTTAAAGTAATGGTTAAGATATTTGGACGTAAAACACCGTTGGAACTTAACTTTATGCAAGTAGAAAAGGAGTAA
- the secE gene encoding preprotein translocase subunit SecE, translated as MKKLFANIKNSYDELIHKVSWPTKSELSNSAVVVMTASLIIALVVYAMDQCFEHILKFVYEII; from the coding sequence ATGAAAAAATTATTTGCTAATATAAAGAACTCTTATGATGAATTGATTCATAAGGTATCTTGGCCAACTAAGTCTGAGTTGAGCAATAGTGCTGTTGTAGTTATGACTGCTTCCCTCATAATTGCATTAGTCGTATATGCTATGGACCAGTGCTTTGAGCACATTCTTAAATTCGTTTACGAAATCATTTAA
- the rplK gene encoding 50S ribosomal protein L11, translating into MAKEIAGQIKLQIKGGAANPSPPVGPALGSKGINIMEFCKQFNARTQDRAGKVLPVVITYYADKTFDFIVKTPPVAIQLLEAAKAKTGSSEPNRKKIASITWEQVKVIAQDKMVDLNCFTLDSAMTMVAGTARSMGITVTGEFPVNN; encoded by the coding sequence ATGGCTAAAGAAATTGCTGGACAAATTAAATTGCAAATTAAAGGTGGTGCAGCAAACCCATCTCCTCCAGTAGGACCTGCGTTAGGTTCTAAAGGTATCAATATCATGGAGTTTTGCAAGCAATTCAATGCCCGCACTCAAGACAGAGCAGGAAAAGTGCTTCCCGTAGTTATTACTTACTATGCGGACAAAACTTTTGATTTTATAGTTAAGACTCCTCCTGTTGCAATCCAATTATTGGAGGCTGCTAAAGCTAAAACAGGATCATCAGAGCCTAACCGTAAAAAAATTGCTTCAATCACTTGGGAACAAGTCAAAGTTATTGCACAAGACAAGATGGTTGACTTAAACTGTTTTACTCTTGATTCAGCAATGACTATGGTTGCAGGCACAGCTAGAAGTATGGGTATCACCGTAACAGGAGAATTCCCGGTTAATAACTAA
- a CDS encoding 50S ribosomal protein L1, producing MSKLTKNQKIASEKIEAGKMYSLKEAAELLKEITFTKFDASVDIDVRLGVDPRKANQMVRGVVSLPNGTGKQVRVLALCTPDQEADAKAAGADYVGLDEYIEKIKGGWTDIDVIITMPAIMGKLGALGRVLGPRGLMPNPKSGTVTNEIGKAVKEVKQGKIDFKVDKGGIVHTSVGKISFDAQKIAENVKEFMATIIKLKPTAAKGTYVKSVYLSTTMSPGIKIDPKTVDEI from the coding sequence ATGAGTAAATTGACAAAAAATCAAAAAATTGCCTCTGAAAAAATTGAAGCAGGGAAGATGTACTCACTCAAAGAAGCTGCTGAATTGTTGAAAGAGATAACTTTCACAAAATTCGATGCATCAGTTGATATTGACGTGCGTTTGGGTGTTGACCCTCGTAAAGCCAACCAAATGGTAAGAGGTGTAGTATCTCTACCTAACGGAACAGGAAAACAAGTACGTGTGTTGGCACTATGTACCCCTGATCAAGAAGCAGACGCTAAAGCTGCAGGAGCAGATTATGTAGGATTAGACGAGTATATCGAGAAAATCAAAGGTGGTTGGACCGATATTGACGTAATTATAACAATGCCCGCTATTATGGGTAAACTTGGAGCTCTTGGACGTGTATTAGGACCTCGTGGTCTTATGCCTAACCCAAAGAGTGGAACAGTAACCAATGAGATTGGTAAAGCAGTAAAAGAGGTTAAACAAGGAAAAATCGACTTTAAAGTTGACAAAGGAGGAATTGTTCATACTTCAGTAGGTAAAATTTCATTCGATGCACAAAAAATTGCAGAGAACGTAAAAGAGTTTATGGCTACAATCATTAAACTTAAACCAACTGCAGCAAAAGGAACTTACGTTAAGAGCGTATACCTTTCAACTACAATGAGCCCCGGTATCAAAATTGATCCTAAAACTGTTGATGAGATTTAA
- the rplL gene encoding 50S ribosomal protein L7/L12, whose amino-acid sequence MADIKAFAEQLVNLTVKEVSELKQILKDEYGIEPAAAAVAVAAGPAAAAEAAEEKTSFDVVLKAAGANKLAVVKAVKELTGLGLKEAKEMVDGAPSVIKEGLAKADAEGLKKQLEEAGAEVELK is encoded by the coding sequence ATGGCAGACATTAAAGCTTTTGCAGAACAATTAGTAAACTTGACCGTTAAAGAGGTAAGTGAGCTTAAACAAATTTTGAAAGATGAGTACGGAATTGAGCCTGCTGCAGCAGCAGTAGCAGTAGCAGCCGGACCAGCAGCAGCAGCTGAGGCAGCTGAGGAGAAAACATCTTTTGACGTAGTACTTAAAGCAGCTGGTGCAAACAAACTTGCAGTTGTTAAAGCAGTTAAAGAACTTACAGGTCTTGGCTTGAAAGAGGCTAAAGAGATGGTTGATGGCGCACCAAGCGTAATCAAAGAAGGTCTTGCTAAAGCAGACGCAGAAGGTTTGAAAAAACAACTTGAAGAGGCAGGAGCAGAAGTTGAACTTAAATAA
- the raiA gene encoding ribosome-associated translation inhibitor RaiA, with translation MEIKIQSVHFDATSQLQAFIEKKVSKLEKYCDEITSAEVILRVVKPETALNKEASIKILVPKADDIYSQKIADTFEEAIDNVIDALIKQLQKKKEKSSGK, from the coding sequence ATGGAGATTAAGATTCAATCAGTACATTTCGATGCAACATCGCAATTGCAAGCATTCATTGAGAAGAAGGTAAGTAAACTCGAGAAGTATTGCGATGAAATTACTTCGGCTGAAGTTATTTTGCGAGTAGTAAAACCCGAAACAGCATTAAATAAAGAGGCTTCAATAAAAATTCTAGTACCAAAAGCAGATGATATTTATTCTCAAAAAATAGCAGATACTTTTGAGGAAGCCATTGATAATGTGATAGATGCGTTGATTAAACAACTTCAAAAGAAAAAAGAAAAATCATCGGGCAAATAA
- the tuf gene encoding elongation factor Tu, which translates to MAKEEFKRTKPHVNIGTIGHVDHGKTTLTAAITTVLAKAGLSELKSFDQIDNAPEEKERGITINTSHVEYETENRHYAHVDCPGHADYVKNMVTGAAQMDGAIIVCAATDGPMPQTREHILLARQVNVPRIVVFLNKCDMVDDEEMLELVEMEMRDLLSSYEYDGDNTPIIRGSALGALNGEPQWEEKVMELMAAVDEWIPLPPRDIDKPFLMPVEDVFSITGRGTVATGRVETGIIKVGDEVQIIGLGAEGKKSVVTGVEMFRKLLSQGEAGDNVGLLLRGIDKNEIKRGMVICHPGQVKPHSEFKAQIYVLTQKEGGRHTPFHNNYRPQFYIRTLDVTGEITLPEGTEMVMPGDHVQIQVKLIAPVACSEGLRFAIREGGRTVGSGQITEIID; encoded by the coding sequence ATGGCAAAGGAAGAATTTAAACGTACGAAGCCGCACGTAAATATTGGTACTATCGGTCACGTTGACCACGGTAAAACCACTTTGACCGCAGCTATTACTACTGTATTAGCAAAAGCTGGTCTTTCAGAGTTGAAATCATTCGACCAAATCGACAACGCTCCAGAGGAGAAAGAGCGTGGTATTACAATTAATACTTCACACGTAGAGTACGAGACAGAGAATCGTCACTATGCACACGTAGACTGCCCCGGACACGCTGACTACGTTAAGAACATGGTAACTGGTGCTGCTCAAATGGACGGTGCTATCATCGTTTGTGCTGCAACAGATGGACCTATGCCTCAAACTCGTGAGCACATCCTATTGGCTCGTCAAGTAAACGTTCCTCGTATCGTTGTTTTCTTGAACAAATGTGATATGGTAGACGATGAGGAGATGTTGGAACTTGTAGAGATGGAGATGAGAGATCTTCTTTCTTCTTATGAGTATGACGGAGACAATACTCCTATCATCCGCGGTTCAGCTCTTGGAGCATTGAACGGAGAACCACAATGGGAGGAGAAAGTAATGGAGTTGATGGCAGCAGTTGACGAGTGGATTCCACTTCCTCCACGCGATATCGACAAACCATTCTTGATGCCTGTTGAGGACGTATTCTCAATCACTGGTCGTGGTACAGTAGCAACAGGTCGTGTTGAGACTGGTATCATCAAAGTTGGTGATGAGGTTCAAATTATCGGTCTTGGAGCAGAGGGTAAAAAATCAGTTGTAACTGGAGTTGAGATGTTCCGTAAACTTCTTAGCCAAGGTGAGGCTGGTGACAACGTAGGTCTATTGCTTCGTGGTATCGACAAAAACGAAATCAAACGTGGTATGGTTATCTGTCACCCAGGACAAGTTAAACCTCACTCTGAGTTCAAAGCACAAATCTACGTTCTTACTCAAAAAGAGGGTGGACGTCACACTCCATTCCACAACAACTACCGTCCTCAATTCTACATCCGTACATTGGACGTAACTGGAGAGATCACTCTTCCAGAGGGAACTGAGATGGTAATGCCTGGTGACCACGTACAAATCCAAGTTAAACTTATCGCACCAGTTGCATGTAGCGAAGGTCTTCGTTTTGCAATCCGCGAGGGTGGACGTACAGTAGGTTCAGGTCAAATCACTGAGATTATTGACTAA
- the rpoB gene encoding DNA-directed RNA polymerase subunit beta, with amino-acid sequence MASNVKQRINFASIKNPLSYPDFLEVQLKSFRDFLQLDTPPEKRKNEGLYKVFAENFPISDTRNNFILEFLDYFIDPPRYTIDECLERGLTYSVPLKAKLKLYCTDPEHEDFETKIQDVYLGPIPYMTEKGTFIINGAERVVVSQLHRSPGVFFGQSSHTNGKKLYSARIIPFKGSWIEFATDINNVMYAYIDRKKKLPVTTLLRAIGFESDKDILDIFGLAEEIKVTKTNLKKSLGRRLAARISRTSFEDFVDEGTGEVVSMERTVIVVERETILEEEHIDMILEVGVPSILLHKDDQLTSDYAIIYNTLKKDSSNSEQEAVTFIYRLLRSADPVDDASAREVINNLFFSDKRYDLGDVGRYRINKKLNLTTPSDVRVLTKEDIIEIIKYLIELINSHADVDDIDHLSNRRVRTVGEQLYNQFGIGLTRMARTIRDRMNVRDNEVFTPVELINAKTISSVINTFFGTNALSQFMDQTNPLAEITHKRRMSALGPGGLSRERAGFEVRDVHYTHYGRLCPIETPEGPNIGLISSLCVYAKINDLGFIETPYRKVANGKVDLSENGITYLTAEVEENQIIAQGNAPLNDDGTFIRTRVKSRLNADFPVVAPQEVALMDVSPTQIASIAASLIPFLEHDDANRALMGSNMMRQAVPLLRSEAPIVGTGLEGQLIRDSRTQITAEGSGVIEYVDATTIRINYDRTPDEEFVSFDSSVKEYNIPKFRKTNQSTTIDLRPICKKGQRVVEGDILTEGYSTENGELALGRNLKVAFMPWKGYNYEDAIVLNERIVREDILTSVHVDEYSLEVRETKRGMEELTADIPNVSEDATKDLDERGIIRIGAHVAPGDIMIGKITPKGESDPSPEEKLLRAIFGDKAGDVKDASLKASPSLKGVVIGTNLYSKAEKKKGKKIENELQPLEAEYAARQEELKAILIEKLSVLTKGKTSQGVKDFMGLEIIPKGAKFSQKALSEIDYMLVQVSKWTTDNEKNELIRQTIINYIKKSKIYDAELRRKKADISIGDELPSGIMKIAKVYIAKKRKIGVGDKMAGRHGNKGIVSRVVRQEDMPFLEDGTPVDIVLNPLGVPSRMNLGQIFETVLGWAGRELGEKFATPIFDGASLDDLNTWTDKAGVPRYGKTYLYDGHTGERFDQPATVGVIYMLKLGHMVEDKMHARSIGPYSLITQQPLGGKAQFGGQRFGEMEVWALEAFGASHILQEILTIKSDDVMGRSKAYEAIVKGEKMPTPGIPESLNVLLHELRGLGLSIKLD; translated from the coding sequence ATGGCTTCGAACGTAAAACAGCGAATAAATTTTGCTTCCATTAAAAATCCATTATCGTATCCCGATTTTTTGGAAGTACAATTAAAATCTTTCCGAGATTTTCTCCAATTAGACACCCCTCCCGAAAAACGTAAAAATGAGGGACTATATAAAGTTTTTGCAGAAAATTTCCCCATATCAGATACCCGCAACAACTTTATATTGGAGTTTTTAGATTATTTTATTGATCCCCCCCGATATACAATTGATGAGTGTCTCGAAAGAGGACTAACTTATAGTGTACCCCTAAAGGCTAAACTTAAATTGTATTGTACCGATCCTGAACATGAGGATTTTGAGACAAAAATACAAGACGTATATTTAGGTCCCATCCCATATATGACAGAGAAGGGAACCTTCATTATCAATGGTGCAGAGCGTGTAGTAGTATCTCAATTACACCGTTCACCCGGAGTATTCTTTGGGCAAAGTTCACACACCAACGGTAAAAAGTTATACTCTGCGAGAATTATACCATTCAAAGGATCTTGGATTGAGTTCGCAACAGATATAAATAATGTTATGTACGCTTACATCGATCGTAAGAAGAAGTTGCCTGTAACAACACTTCTTCGAGCAATCGGATTTGAGAGCGACAAAGATATACTTGATATATTTGGCTTAGCAGAAGAGATTAAGGTTACAAAAACAAACTTAAAGAAGAGCCTTGGTCGTCGTCTTGCAGCACGTATATCACGAACAAGCTTTGAGGATTTCGTAGATGAGGGAACCGGAGAGGTAGTTTCAATGGAGCGTACAGTTATAGTAGTTGAACGTGAAACTATCCTTGAAGAGGAACATATTGATATGATTCTTGAGGTAGGTGTTCCTTCAATCCTATTGCACAAGGATGATCAATTAACATCAGACTATGCAATAATCTACAACACTCTTAAAAAAGACTCAAGTAACTCAGAACAAGAGGCAGTAACATTCATATACCGTCTATTGCGTAGTGCAGATCCAGTTGATGATGCAAGTGCAAGAGAGGTAATCAACAATCTATTCTTCTCTGATAAACGTTACGATTTAGGAGACGTTGGTCGTTATAGAATAAATAAAAAATTGAATCTTACAACTCCATCTGATGTAAGAGTCTTAACAAAAGAGGATATTATTGAGATTATCAAATATCTAATAGAGCTAATTAACTCACACGCTGACGTTGATGATATTGACCACTTGAGCAACCGTCGTGTACGTACAGTAGGTGAGCAACTATATAACCAATTTGGTATTGGATTAACACGTATGGCTCGAACAATACGTGATCGTATGAATGTTCGTGACAATGAAGTGTTTACACCAGTTGAGTTGATTAATGCAAAAACAATCTCATCAGTAATCAATACCTTCTTTGGAACTAATGCGTTGTCTCAATTTATGGACCAAACAAACCCATTGGCTGAGATAACACATAAACGTCGTATGTCAGCGTTAGGACCCGGCGGACTTTCACGTGAGCGTGCAGGATTCGAGGTTCGTGACGTACACTATACACACTATGGTCGTCTATGTCCAATTGAGACACCTGAGGGACCAAACATTGGTTTGATATCATCACTTTGTGTATATGCTAAGATAAACGATTTAGGATTCATTGAGACTCCATATCGTAAAGTAGCAAACGGAAAGGTTGATCTTTCGGAGAATGGTATCACATATCTAACTGCTGAAGTAGAGGAGAATCAAATAATTGCGCAAGGAAATGCTCCACTAAACGATGACGGAACATTCATCCGCACACGCGTAAAATCACGTTTGAATGCCGACTTCCCAGTAGTTGCACCACAGGAGGTGGCGTTGATGGACGTATCGCCCACACAAATTGCTTCAATAGCAGCATCATTAATTCCATTCCTTGAGCATGACGATGCTAACCGTGCGTTGATGGGATCAAACATGATGCGTCAGGCAGTACCTCTATTGCGTAGCGAAGCTCCTATCGTAGGAACAGGATTGGAAGGACAACTAATACGTGACTCACGTACACAAATCACAGCTGAGGGTAGTGGTGTAATTGAGTATGTAGATGCAACAACAATTCGCATCAACTATGATCGTACACCAGATGAGGAGTTTGTAAGCTTCGATTCTTCAGTAAAAGAGTACAACATACCAAAATTCCGTAAAACCAACCAAAGTACAACTATTGACTTACGTCCAATCTGTAAGAAAGGACAAAGAGTAGTTGAGGGAGACATTCTAACAGAAGGATACTCAACAGAGAATGGTGAGTTAGCATTAGGACGCAACCTTAAAGTAGCCTTCATGCCATGGAAGGGATACAACTATGAGGATGCTATTGTACTAAACGAGCGTATTGTTCGTGAAGATATTCTAACTTCGGTACACGTAGATGAGTACTCATTAGAGGTTCGCGAGACAAAACGCGGTATGGAGGAGTTAACAGCCGACATTCCTAACGTAAGCGAGGATGCAACAAAAGACCTTGACGAGAGAGGAATCATTCGCATTGGAGCACACGTTGCACCAGGCGATATAATGATAGGAAAAATTACACCTAAAGGGGAGTCTGATCCTTCACCGGAGGAGAAACTATTACGTGCCATCTTTGGTGACAAAGCAGGAGATGTTAAAGATGCATCATTAAAAGCATCACCCTCATTAAAAGGAGTTGTAATCGGAACAAACCTATACTCAAAAGCAGAGAAGAAAAAAGGTAAAAAAATTGAGAACGAGTTACAACCATTGGAGGCAGAGTACGCAGCACGTCAAGAGGAGTTGAAAGCAATTTTGATTGAGAAGTTGAGCGTATTGACAAAAGGAAAAACATCTCAAGGAGTAAAAGACTTTATGGGACTTGAGATAATCCCCAAAGGAGCTAAGTTCTCTCAAAAGGCATTGTCTGAGATAGACTATATGTTAGTGCAAGTAAGCAAATGGACAACAGACAATGAGAAGAACGAGTTGATACGTCAAACTATTATCAACTATATTAAAAAGTCTAAAATATACGATGCCGAGTTACGTCGTAAGAAAGCAGACATATCAATCGGAGATGAGTTACCATCAGGAATCATGAAGATTGCGAAAGTATATATTGCTAAGAAACGTAAAATCGGTGTAGGAGACAAGATGGCAGGACGTCACGGAAACAAAGGTATTGTATCGCGTGTAGTACGTCAAGAAGATATGCCATTCTTGGAAGACGGAACACCAGTAGATATAGTGTTAAATCCCCTTGGTGTGCCTTCACGTATGAACTTAGGACAGATATTTGAAACCGTATTAGGATGGGCAGGACGTGAGTTAGGAGAGAAATTTGCTACACCAATCTTTGATGGAGCAAGTCTTGATGATCTTAACACATGGACCGACAAAGCAGGAGTACCACGTTACGGAAAGACATATCTATACGATGGACACACAGGAGAACGTTTTGACCAACCGGCAACCGTAGGAGTAATCTATATGTTGAAACTTGGACACATGGTTGAGGATAAAATGCACGCACGTTCAATCGGACCTTACTCTCTTATCACACAACAACCTCTTGGAGGTAAAGCTCAATTCGGAGGTCAACGTTTTGGAGAGATGGAGGTTTGGGCGCTCGAAGCATTTGGTGCATCGCACATTCTACAAGAGATCTTAACTATTAAGAGTGACGATGTAATGGGACGTTCAAAAGCATACGAGGCTATTGTTAAGGGCGAGAAGATGCCAACACCGGGTATCCCAGAGTCGCTTAACGTATTGCTTCACGAGTTAAGAGGATTAGGATTAAGCATTAAATTAGATTAG
- a CDS encoding 50S ribosomal protein L10 — protein sequence MKKEDKGIIIEKIGATLKEYSHFYLADTTSLDAEATSALRRACFGKEIKLMVVKNTLLKKALETLEGDYTPLYSALKGSTALLLSNTGNAPAKLIKEFTKENDKVRYKAAYVEESFYDETQLDALVAVKSKNELIADVIAMLEGPVQGVISALESGANTIHGVLETLEKK from the coding sequence ATGAAGAAAGAAGATAAAGGCATTATTATTGAAAAGATTGGTGCTACTCTTAAAGAGTACAGCCACTTCTACCTTGCCGATACAACATCTCTCGATGCAGAGGCTACAAGCGCATTGCGTCGTGCGTGCTTTGGTAAGGAGATTAAATTAATGGTTGTAAAGAACACTTTGTTGAAAAAAGCACTTGAGACTCTTGAGGGAGACTACACACCACTTTATTCAGCATTAAAAGGTTCAACTGCTTTGTTACTTTCAAATACTGGTAACGCACCTGCTAAATTAATTAAAGAATTTACAAAGGAGAACGATAAAGTACGTTACAAAGCTGCTTATGTAGAGGAGTCATTCTATGATGAAACTCAACTTGATGCACTTGTTGCAGTTAAGAGCAAAAACGAACTTATCGCAGACGTTATCGCAATGTTGGAAGGCCCAGTACAAGGAGTTATTTCAGCTCTTGAGTCTGGAGCAAACACCATACACGGAGTTTTGGAAACTCTTGAGAAAAAATAA